The Alosa sapidissima isolate fAloSap1 chromosome 5, fAloSap1.pri, whole genome shotgun sequence genome has a window encoding:
- the LOC121709155 gene encoding cytochrome c oxidase subunit 8B, mitochondrial — translation MSGILRGLSAVRSVPVVRSVTMSQRANLANRAAKDPLGPAETAIGLTLFSLAILGPSGWILANLESYKKKE, via the exons ATGTCGGGGATTTTAAGAGGACTTTCTGCGGTACGCTCCGTACCTGTGGTGCGCAGTGTAACCATGTCTCAACGCGCCAATCTTGCCAACAGGGCAGCCAAAGACCCTCTTGGTCCAGCG GAGACTGCGATTGGCCTCACATTGTTCTCCCTCGCAATCCTGGGCCCGTCAGGCTGGATCTTGGCCAATCTGGAAAGTTATAAGAAGAAGGAATAA
- the slc22a6l gene encoding solute carrier family 22 member 6, which yields MAFGELLEQVGSTGRFQVMHVSLLCMPVLMMASHNLLQNFVASVPLHHCTAQANLSLRTLTREEVLRVTVPLDDKGKPARCQRFATPQWDLLNATDEEAEEEDAYADTPDAEVQGCQDGWEYDFTERSSTIISEWNLVCDLRSLKQMGQTIYMGGVLIGALIFGGLSDKFGRRYLLLFSYLMMAVSGTCAAFATSFSLFCLFRFGCGMALSGLVLNTLSLIVEWIPTRVRTVVGTGTGYSYTIGQLVLALLAYYIRDWRWLTLAVSIPFYFFFIYSWWFLESARWLVLNGKSEQAVKNLQAVGRINGRRAEGEKITLEVLQESMKKEISCVGGSYSALDLVRTPVMRTITICLSAVWFSTSFGYYGLSMDLQKFGVDIYLIQVIFGAVDIPAKVIVTVAMSVVGRRPSQCGALILAGIAILANLLVPYEKQTMRTTLAVLGKGCLAASFNCCYLYSPELYPTVIRQNGMGIVSMTARLGAMVAPMVQLLGEIVPWLPGLIYGGVPILSGFFAIFLPETLASPLLDTIQDVEERGYRRKNTKASTKKEEPPTENNAATPLKDAA from the exons ATGGCGTTCGGAGAACTCCTAGAGCAGGTGGGCAGCACCGGCCGCTTCCAGGTGATGCACGTTAGCCTCCTCTGCATGCCCGTGCTGATGATGGCCAGCCACAACCTGCTGCAGAACTTTGTGGCCTCCGTGCCGTTACACCACTGCACCGCGCAGGCCAACCTGTCGCTTCGCACGCTCACCAGGGAAGAGGTGCTGCGTGTCACCGTACCCCTGGATGATAAGGGCAAGCCAGCACGATGCCAGCGCTTTGCCACCCCGCAGTGGGACCTCTTGAACGCGACGGATGAGGAGGCTGAGGAGGAAGACGCCTATGCAGACACTCCTGACGCGGAGGTGCAGGGATGCCAGGATGGATGGGAATATGACTTTACAGAGAGAAGCTCTACAATTATTTCAGAG TGGAATCTGGTTTGTGACCTGCGCTCATTAAAACAGATGGGGCAGACCATTTACATGGGAGGGGTGCTCATCGGTGCTCTTATATTTGGGGGACTCTCAGACAA ATTTGGAAGGCGTTACTTGCTGCTATTCTCCTATCTCATGATGGCAGTGTCAGGAACATGTGCTGCCTTTGctacctccttctccctcttctgTCTCTTCCGTTTTGGCTGCGGAATGGCCCTCTCTGGACTGGTGCTCAACACCCTTTCTCTGA TTGTGGAGTGGATCCCCACACGAGTGCGGACAGTCGTAGGCACAGGGACCGGTTACAGTTACACCATCGGGCAGCTGGTGCTGGCACTACTGGCATATTATATCCGTGACTGGCGCTGGCTCACTTTGGCTGTGTCGATACCGTTTTACTTCTTCTTCATTTACTCCTG GTGGTTTTTGGAATCTGCCAGGTGGCTGGTTTTAAATGGGAAGTCCGAACAAGCAGTCAAAAACCTCCAAGCTGTTGGTCGAATCAATGGCCGCcgtgcagagggagagaaaattaCTCTCGAG GTCCTCCAAGAGTCCATGAAGAAAGAGATCTCATGTGTTGGAGGATCATATTCGGCTCTGGACTTGGTCCGCACCCCTGTGATGAGAACCATTACTATCTGCCTCAGTGCAGTCTG GTTCTCCACAAGCTTTGGCTACTATGGACTTTCCATGGACCTGCAGAAATTTGGAGTGGACATTTACCTGATTCAGGTCATCTTTGGAGCTGTGGACATCCCTGCAAAAGTAATCGTTACGGTGGCCATGAGTGTGGTTGGTCGCCGGCCCTCCCAGTGTGGAGCACTTATCTTGGCTGGCATTGCCATTCTTGCCAACCTGCTGGTGCCCTATG AGAAACAGACGATGCGCACTACTCTGGCTGTGTTGGGGAAAGGCTGTCTGGCAGCCTCATTCAACTGTTGCTATCTCTACTCTCCAGAGCTGTACCCTACAGTCATTAG GCAGAATGGCATGGGCATTGTTTCCATGACAGCACGATTAGGAGCTATGGTGGCCCCTATGGTCCAGTTATTAGGGGAAATTGTTCCTTGGCTACCCGGACTAATTTATGGGGGAGTTCCTATCCTAAGTGGCTTTTTTGCCATCTTTCTGCCTGAAACTTTGGCCTCCCCTTTACTAGATACAATTCAAGATGTAGAAGAAAG gggttACAGGCGGAAAAACACCAAAGCCTCTACTAAGAAGGAGGAGCCACCCACAGAAAACAATGCAGCCACACCTCTGAAGGATGCTGCCTAA